The Ahaetulla prasina isolate Xishuangbanna chromosome 3, ASM2864084v1, whole genome shotgun sequence genome window below encodes:
- the PURA gene encoding transcriptional activator protein Pur-alpha, with the protein MADRDSGSEQGGGGGGAPGSGPGGGGGGGPGSSGGGGGVGLQHETQELASKRVDIQNKRFYLDVKQNAKGRFLKIAEVGAGGSKSRLTLSMSVAVEFRDYLGDFIEHYAQLGPSQPPELAQAADEPRRALKSEFLVRENRKYYMDLKENQRGRFLRIRQTVNRGPGLGSTQGQTIALPAQGLIEFRDALAKLIDDYGVEEEPAELPEGTSLTVDNKRFFFDVGSNKYGVFMRVSEVKPTYRNSITVPYKVWAKFGHTFCKYSDEMKKIQEKQRDKRAAAAAASSSSSGGTEQQPETEISSSTAIPTGPPGALLQAEEPEED; encoded by the coding sequence ATGGCGGATAGAGACAGCGGCAGCGAgcagggcggcggcggcggcggggcgcCGGGCTCGGGCCCTGGCGGCGGGGGGGGCGGCGGGCCCGGcagtagcggcggcggcggcggggtgggcCTCCAGCACGAGACGCAGGAGCTGGCCTCCAAGCGGGTGGACATCCAGAACAAGCGCTTCTACTTGGACGTCAAGCAGAACGCGAAGGGCCGCTTCCTGAAGATCGCGGAGGTGGGTGCGGGAGGCAGCAAGAGCCGGCTGACGCTCTCGATGTCAGTGGCGGTGGAGTTCCGCGATTATCTGGGCGACTTCATCGAGCACTACGCGCAGCTGGGGCCCAGCCAACCGCCGGAGCTGGCGCAGGCCGCGGACGAGCCCCGGCGGGCCCTGAAAAGCGAATTCCTGGTGCGCGAGAACCGCAAGTATTACATGGATTTGAAGGAGAACCAGCGCGGGCGATTCCTGCGCATCCGCCAGACAGTCAACCGCGGCCCAGGCCTCGGCTCCACACAGGGCCAGACCATCGCCTTGCCAGCGCAAGGGTTGATCGAGTTCCGCGACGCCTTGGCCAAGCTCATCGACGACTACGGCGTGGAGGAGGAGCCGGCCGAGCTGCCCGAGGGCACCTCCTTGACGGTGGATAACAAGCGGTTCTTTTTCGACGTGGGCTCCAACAAGTACGGCGTTTTCATGCGGGTGAGCGAGGTCAAGCCCACCTACCGCAACTCCATCACCGTCCCTTACAAGGTGTGGGCCAAATTCGGACACACTTTCTGCAAGTACTCGGACGAGATGAAGAAGATCCAGGAGAAGCAGAGAGACAagcgggccgccgccgccgccgcatcctcctcctcctccggcggAACAGAGCAGCAGCCAGAGACCGAAATCAGCAGCAGCACCGCTATCCCCACTGGCCCGCCCGGAGCCTTGCTGCAGGCGGAGGAGCCAGAGGAGGATTGA